AATTTGCTCGGCCCCGTGTTTCCCCTTCGCAAACTTTCTAACGACAATCGAGCAAATCCCGCCTCTCTTTTGGCACAATGGGCTGGGACCGACGGTCCTGGTCCGCTTTGTCGCATTCTCCGCTTTCCAATTCTAGCCTGTTGCTCGAAcgagaaaaattgaagatttcTGCCTCCAATGATATCTCATCTTcctttttctataatttctctCTTGTGAAAGACGTATTTTTATTTGCCCCTCGTGAAGGAACTTGCATGGAATGCACGGCTACAACCGGAATCGGAATATTCCCAGGAACAAACGGAAACGAGTCTAAACTCGTCGGGGACTTTGCAAACACCCCCTACACCTATTCGAGAGTCGTTACAGGTAACGTTCTCTTTATCGATTAGTTTCGAACAGCCTGAGTTACGACGCAATGAAACGTGTGTATCGATGTAGACGAGACATTTCATAGAATCGAAAGGAAAGCCTTACCTCGGTTTCCTCTGCGTCGCGTTCAGAAAAGGGAAAGCACTTTTTTCAATTCGCCAGGAAACCACCGCTCGTCTATTGTTCATGGCCGTGAGATGGGTTCGATCTCTCCCACCTGTCCAGGCGCTTTCGGAGAACGATCAGTTGCTGCTGCTGGAGAGTTCTTGGACGCAACTGTTTCTTCTTCATTTGTCGCAGTGGTTCACATCCTGCAATATAACTGGATTATTGGAGGACGAACAGATACGGGACAGATTATTGAAGGACGATGCGACGACGAATCAAGATTTAATCACGATTCAGGTGATGCGCGGTTGATCGTGGTTAAAAGACTTTCGTCCAGTGAAATCGGGTTGTAATTCGGATTTCTTTCTTAATGTTGTAGTCTATAATATGCCGCTTCAGGCAACTCGCTCCTGATGTTGGGGAATGCGGATGTATGAAGGCAGTGGCGCTGTTCACTCCAGGTGATATTACATAAGATACTGGTTAATTCTCAATTGAGAATTCCGAAGTTTCCTGTCCTAGCGTTTCAGTCGATAATAACCTCACTTCAACTTGAAAACAGAACATTTTGACTCTTTTCTCAgattggaaatataaaaatcaatataatgtctgttataaatatttaattcttatatttataaattcgttGTTATTAATTCAAACTGTGCATAATATTCTGTTGCATACGTATCTTTATCTTTCGTACAACTACgtatatattttcgaataacGTAAACGAAATTGCCTCGCAGAAACGGAGGGCCTGCAAGCGGTGGAGACGATCAAACTGTTACAGGATCAGGCACAGTGCATCCTGGGGGATTACACGTCGACGCGATATCTGCAACAATCGGGCAGAACCGGGTCGTTGATGTACCTGGTCGGATACCTGAAGTCTGTCAGCTCGAAAATCGTCGAGCGGTTGTTCTTTCACGAGACCATTGGCGAGATTCCCATCTCCCGTTTGTTGGTCAACATGTGTCACATGTAAAAATCGAAGGGACTGTTCGTCGCGGAGGAACGATTACACACGGCTTTCTAAAACTCTTCCGATTCTTCAAGCCGGTGTACTATATAGAGAATGAGAAAAGTTTTCGAAATCTGTAGCTGAAGACTGTAACTATAGGTGTATGAAAGAATCTCGGATCTACCCGTGACCGACTTAGATTTTACACGGCTCTTGTGATTACTTTGGAGGCGTAGAGGATAAGTTGCAATAGGGATTGTAGACTAGGGCTGAAACTACTCGGACGAATTTAAGTATTCCCTGGGCGACTGGTCGTTGTAAACTTCTCGTACTCAAGACGAACGAATTTCAAATTCGAATGTCATTTAAAAcggaataatttaatgtaatatcaGAGGAAGTAGTTTCAGCCCTGTATTAGGCTGTTGAGCATCCGTGTTTAGTTTAGTAATGTCGAAGAAGTGTTTGTATACGCTTTGTTAGCGTTATCATTTGCAATAGCATGTTGTGTAAATTACTTTCTATGAAGTATTAGATAATCTTCGTGGGAAAGGTCGATGGCGGAAATTAAGAATGATAGGCTGTAACGGATTATTCGTTTTAACGAAGTTATTTAGATGTAACGTTTGTATAGTATCTTAGACTAGTCTGCTGTTTTAAGtactttgtattattaaacGATATTATTCATTAGTTATTCGCGCATAAGTGATGCATATCAgagaattattgtatttatcatGCAATGCTCTCTTATGGTTCTTATTTGTacagaatattttgtaaattagtaTATCCCATGTACAAATTCATGTTTCTACAAATAAAACATCTTTTCTGTTGTTTAATCACATTAGATTTATTTTCAGATTGAACAAAGAAGAAGGAACGAGTTTATTAAGAActatttcgtttgaaaaaatgtttgtcTCTTTTTAAATAAGTTTTTTGTTCTTAGAATAAAGTTTTTGGATCTtagaaaataaacattgttcttttatataatattaacacagaAGTCATTTATAcctgtaaaattgtaaaaaacacAGACTATAGACAAGAGTTtccttattaaaattaatagtacTTTCTCTATTGAATTCCACATTGATGTAAAAAAATTCCAAATGTCATTCAGTAAATTAGGTTTTAAAAAACTCTTTTgctacgaataaataaaaattattccttCCATacgattcatttcaaatttgcCGCTCGTTGGTGCGCTAGCAGCGACAGAAAATGTAACCGGTTGTGTCCTCTTTGAGAAACATAATCTATGATTTTTAAAATGCCGGCACCCGTGCCTGATGTGTTGAAAGCATGATTGTGTACCTTAACCTAACTTTTtatgtataaacattatttttgatTTCTAATGAAGCGGAAGGATGGCGCACAGTAAGATATTTGTAAAGAATCGTGCGTTAGGATATGTCAGTAATCATATTCCTTTAGTGACGAGATATATTGATCGACGGAAAGAGAATCTTATAGTAACATGTGTGGGTAATTCGTTTAACACGTACGGCTGTACACATTTCGCACTGCTTAGTGTGTCAGGAACACATCCAGGTGAAATTACATCTTTATCAGCGGACAGATATCATATTTATACAGCATGTGAAAATCTCATATATGCCTGGCGGAGAGGAACAGAGTTGAAGCACACTTACACAGGACACGAATGTACGGTGCATAGTCTATTACCTTTTGGAACACATTTAATATCTGTTGACGATGATAGTAATGTTAAAGTATGGAATATTAAATCTGAAGAGCTTCTTATACAGCTGAACTTCAGCAATGATGTATTTAAGATAACCACAATGGTTCATCCCAATACTtacatgaataaaatattatttggcaGCGAGCAAGGCCAAATGCAGCTATGGAACTTAAATATTGCaaaatctatttatatatttaatggtTGGAAGACACCTATAACTGCATTAGAACAAGCTCCTGCCATTGACGTTGTAGCTGTGGGTTTGAGGGATGGAAGGATCATTTTACACAATCTAAAATACGATGAAAGTCTTTTTGAATTGATACAGGATTGGGGTGCTGTTATATCCATTTCTTTTCGCACTGATGGTCATCCAATTATGGCTACAGGAAGCTTAGAAGGTCATATTGTATTTTGGAATTTGGAACAGAAGAAAGTAGAAAGTCAACTTTATAAGGCTCATTTTGGAGCAGTCActggtttaaaatatttatcaaatgaacCATTATTGGTATCATCATCACCTgataattctttgaaattatggATATTTGATTTAGCTGATGGTGCTGGTAGACTTTTGAGAATTAGAGAAGCTCATGCTGAACCCCCTACTTTAGTCCGTTTTTATGGTGGAGGCAAGAATATATTAACAGCTGGAAGTGACTCTTCCTTAAGAATATTTTCCACAATTACGGAAACACTGAACAAAAGTTTGGGAAGAGCTTCATTTAACAGGAAAGCTTCAAAGAGGAAAGGAAGAACTGTTGATGATCCTTTGATAATGCCTCCAATAACTACATTTGCTGCAGAAACAACAAGAGAAAAAGAATGGGATAATATTGCTGCAACCCACTCTGGTTTGGGTACAGTTACTACATGGTCCTTCTGTCTAGCAAAAATGGGAAAACACAAGTTGTTTCCAGAAAAATTTAAGGCCAACCGTAATGTATTTGCAACAACTGTGTGCTTGACACATTGTGGAAACTTTGTTATCATTGGTTACAATACAGGTCATGTAGAAAAGTTTAATATGCAATCAGGAATACACAGAGGCACTTACGGAGATGATACAGGGGCCCATAAAGGTCCTGTAAAAGGTGTAATGGTTGATCCTTTGAACCAGACTGTGATTACTGCTGGCAGAGattgtttcataaaattttggGATTTTAAACCACAGAAAGGtaaaggaaataaatatctGTGATCTAGCACATTATATGCAATTAATGATTTTGTAAATGTAacttacatattatatttttaagaaccaaaaataaaagtagaaatgGAAGAACCAATTGAATGGTTAAGATATCATGACGACAGCTCTCTTGTAGCTATCGCTTTAGAAGATTTTAGCATTGTGTTAATAGATCTTGATACAAGAAAGATTGTACGTCGTTTCGAGGGACATGAAGGACGATTAACGGACGCATCTTTTAGTCCAGATTCAAGATGGCTAGTAACAGCATCTATGGATTGTACAATCCGTGTATGGGATATTCCATCTTCAAATCTAATAGATATTTTTCAGGTATGTGTTTTAACacgtttttataattatttaaatacattaattccttgcattattactattttatgtcATGTTAGGTTCCAGAAGCGTGTACGTCGCTAGACTTTTCTCCAACTGGAGAAATGCTTATTACAACACATGTATGCAACCTTGGGATATATTTGTGGTCAAATCGTACCCTTTACACTTATGTCTCATTGAAAGCTATAAATAAAGACGATCCTATCCCAATGATTGGTCTTCCTGGTTCGGCTGCAGAAACATGTGATATCCAGGAAGATGAACTTGTCGACTCGGAACCAACATACGTTTCCCCAGATCAACTTCAAGACGACCTTATCACGATGTCTGGTTTTGCCAATTCAAGATGGCAAAACCTATTAAATATAGATCTCGTGagaaagcgaaataaaccaatacAAGCACCTGAAGCGCCGGAAGCTGCTCCATTCTTTTTGCCAACAATTCCatcattgaatttgaaatttgatttttcggATGTTAATAATACAGAGACAAATAAGAAGATAATCACTCATCCGGATTTACAGAATCTAACTATTTTTAGTAAAGCTCTCTTAGCCGCCAAGGaaaacgaatttgaagaaattattgaaaaattgaaatacatgAGTCCAACTTCTATTGACTTTGAAATTCAGTCGCTTTCAGTGGATCAGCAGACAACAGATACCTTATTACTTCAGTTTATGAAAATGGTGCATTGTATGATGGAAAAGAAGACAGACTTTGAATTAGCACAAGCGTACTTGTCTGTGTTTTTGAAGTGGCATGGGACTACGATAACAGAAACCGAATcgttaagaaattatttgacGACGTTACAGGAAGTACAATCTAAAAATTGGTTTCTATTACGAGATAAATTGTTCTATAATCTTAGCGTTGTTCAAGCCTTAAAAAAGatgtaacataatattaaatagcaaaCTGAATTATGACTATATATTTTCGAATGAGAATATAATCTCTTTTTTAAATACACTATGAAAAAAGAACGctgattatttagaaaatattcaatttattgcaGCATTTTACGAACAATAAGATATATTATCACACACAGAAAGTACTTCATTACATACTTATAGTTAGTTTTTATACAAGTTGAATGATTCCACTCAGTGAGCGTAAATGTATTTGTAAAGACTGCAATGATAAATATAacttatgtatataaatataacaattacaaaaatatttttaagacttTGTAACTATTTTGGAGtatgataatatttacattatagtttattcaattttagaCTACAAAACTTATTCTCTATATGCAAGGAAATTATGCAATTGTTCCATTGTTGGTGAATCTAATGCCAAATCTTCAATATAAGCTTCAAAATGTATAACAACTCTGTAGATACTTCGTTTTGTAGTGGCACATAAAGATTGAaagatttgtttaataaatttatcatcTCCTTGTTTCTTTGCCATAATATTTGATTTCTGTAATTTATCAAGTGATTGCTTCAAGCCaagtaatgtattaattataagtgGTAGATCCTTTTGCACAATTCCGTAGGAATCTTCACTTAAAGATAACATGGCTAAAGAAGAGATAGCTTGAATAGCCCAAATAACTGTTTGtccattaaataaaatgtagtaTACTTCGCCGCCTTCAATTTCGCCAAAAACGTAAGAAATCAGAGGTTTAGACAGCAAGTATGCAAGTAAATTATTCCATTTCGTTTTTATGAATttctgaataaataattcattttcaacaTATTTTTTCATCTCATCTTGTTGTGTAGATACTGGCGTTTCTTCTCTTACTAAATTACGCATGCGATACACGTATCCCGTTTGAAATGTGTTGCTCTTTGTTATTGTAGTTGAAGTTGAAGCATTCACAGTCAATGGCTCTTGCATTTTAACACATGCTTTATTAAGATCATCCGAAAACTTTTTAACAAGGCTAGTACATTTTTCTACAATGCAATTCCAATTGTAAGGATGACCACCAGGTTGACTTAATGTAAACAGTATACTCCTTCTTGACTTTTCTTTTTGTGCCATGGTAACTAAATCCAAATAGCCTAATTGTTGCATTATTGGTATCTTATCCATAGACAATGCTTCAGGAAGTGTAATAGCAGAGTCATCATTATTAAACACATTATTCTGTTTGAATTCAAAAGGAACCCATtctgttatatataaattaaacaacaaaTACATGGTTTCGATTGTCAATATACAAATCAAATGATATAGCCATAGTTGGAAAACCAATGATAGACTCATCAGCTTAGAAATGCTATTCAATGGTTCATTTTCTAATTGTGCAGatgaaagaaacaatattatagATCTACAATAAGAACCCAAGA
This genomic window from Nomia melanderi isolate GNS246 chromosome 9, iyNomMela1, whole genome shotgun sequence contains:
- the Ndc1 gene encoding nuclear division cycle 1, translating into MLQTNKKGCKELMQRMLLAIISSIMVQFILICSLFLITNLSTNYESWFQSTWSAVTSIRMWSSFCILATFTFFQGIMCSKTFSNTPPYMKSRFTKFCGMFTTQNILLCALHVIIGGLLVWLHLSVSRGTYSFLTAECKIVYGTCLVEERYIMFLSGFWSGLYFFLKSSLFRMNYLKFPIISLSKVFRLKTEMCSMLPSLMAKCVWPVLYYLTAYYFLGSYCRSIILFLSSAQLENEPLNSISKLMSLSLVFQLWLYHLICILTIETMYLLFNLYITEWVPFEFKQNNVFNNDDSAITLPEALSMDKIPIMQQLGYLDLVTMAQKEKSRRSILFTLSQPGGHPYNWNCIVEKCTSLVKKFSDDLNKACVKMQEPLTVNASTSTTITKSNTFQTGYVYRMRNLVREETPVSTQQDEMKKYVENELFIQKFIKTKWNNLLAYLLSKPLISYVFGEIEGGEVYYILFNGQTVIWAIQAISSLAMLSLSEDSYGIVQKDLPLIINTLLGLKQSLDKLQKSNIMAKKQGDDKFIKQIFQSLCATTKRSIYRVVIHFEAYIEDLALDSPTMEQLHNFLAYRE
- the LOC116432784 gene encoding protein dissatisfaction; translated protein: MGAGDRLLDILCTVCGDRSSGKHYGTYSCDGCSGFFKRSIHENRKYVCKEQGAMKGQCRINKKLRNQCRACRLDMCFKAKMNRDAVQHVRGPRKPKPHSIISEKQQSPMENSDRLRTGPGSGYVLLPSRRLRYGQRIMSYPRPVGLVQKPPEDSQSPVSLGLSHSPSATTLYSAPPNVTLPPQLPLLQILMSAEKCQELAWNARLQPESEYSQEQTETSLNSSGTLQTPPTPIRESLQETTARLLFMAVRWVRSLPPVQALSENDQLLLLESSWTQLFLLHLSQWFTSCNITGLLEDEQIRDRLLKDDATTNQDLITIQSIICRFRQLAPDVGECGCMKAVALFTPETEGLQAVETIKLLQDQAQCILGDYTSTRYLQQSGRTGSLMYLVGYLKSVSSKIVERLFFHETIGEIPISRLLVNMCHM
- the LOC116432821 gene encoding WD repeat-containing protein 36 gives rise to the protein MAHSKIFVKNRALGYVSNHIPLVTRYIDRRKENLIVTCVGNSFNTYGCTHFALLSVSGTHPGEITSLSADRYHIYTACENLIYAWRRGTELKHTYTGHECTVHSLLPFGTHLISVDDDSNVKVWNIKSEELLIQLNFSNDVFKITTMVHPNTYMNKILFGSEQGQMQLWNLNIAKSIYIFNGWKTPITALEQAPAIDVVAVGLRDGRIILHNLKYDESLFELIQDWGAVISISFRTDGHPIMATGSLEGHIVFWNLEQKKVESQLYKAHFGAVTGLKYLSNEPLLVSSSPDNSLKLWIFDLADGAGRLLRIREAHAEPPTLVRFYGGGKNILTAGSDSSLRIFSTITETLNKSLGRASFNRKASKRKGRTVDDPLIMPPITTFAAETTREKEWDNIAATHSGLGTVTTWSFCLAKMGKHKLFPEKFKANRNVFATTVCLTHCGNFVIIGYNTGHVEKFNMQSGIHRGTYGDDTGAHKGPVKGVMVDPLNQTVITAGRDCFIKFWDFKPQKEPKIKVEMEEPIEWLRYHDDSSLVAIALEDFSIVLIDLDTRKIVRRFEGHEGRLTDASFSPDSRWLVTASMDCTIRVWDIPSSNLIDIFQVPEACTSLDFSPTGEMLITTHVCNLGIYLWSNRTLYTYVSLKAINKDDPIPMIGLPGSAAETCDIQEDELVDSEPTYVSPDQLQDDLITMSGFANSRWQNLLNIDLVRKRNKPIQAPEAPEAAPFFLPTIPSLNLKFDFSDVNNTETNKKIITHPDLQNLTIFSKALLAAKENEFEEIIEKLKYMSPTSIDFEIQSLSVDQQTTDTLLLQFMKMVHCMMEKKTDFELAQAYLSVFLKWHGTTITETESLRNYLTTLQEVQSKNWFLLRDKLFYNLSVVQALKKM